One part of the uncultured Bacteroides sp. genome encodes these proteins:
- a CDS encoding SusC/RagA family TonB-linked outer membrane protein, which yields MKNIRYILFIALALFVVQTVAAQTVLTGTVKDKVTGDPLVGANIFVMNSTNRSLAGTSVDMNGEFRLSVPSQKNLTIVFSFIGYKSIREKYTGQKTINILMEEEGLTISGIEITAKKIEKNALGMTPKEQISSSQKLSLGNIETAPVSSLTDALQGAMSNVDVLSGADPGGKSSIRIRGTSSLNASSDPLFVVDGVPLPVDVSSDFSFATANSDDYGELLNISPSDIESIEVLKDAAATAVWGSKGANGVLLIKTKKGAKGKIQFSFNTKYEFRKEGSSLPMLNANQYVSMIQDAIWNTVGDLGEGGAGANKYLALLYDTKEIGFDPSWKYFKEYNQDTNWLKEVSQTGYSVDNNFSMSGGGDKAIYRLSLGYLTEEGTTIGTGFNRISAMFDVNYKFSDKLDISANFNFTQGEKNANYTDNARSQALTKMPNMSPYVIGEDGKRTSDYFTPYSYFQGQYSNVINPVALVNESVNKNTTTSNRMIFNLHYNFFEGFDYRGIVGFDVRTSKSNAFLPQSVTGVSWVDNNSNYSTTGGNDKLYLTTENRFIYNKSFSDNHKLLLSAIYQTSDQTTSSYSGSTSGNSSSGITDPISGSIPRGAGSGRIINRELGGVLNAHYTLFNKYLFDAGYRMEASSSMASKGRWGGFPTVGVAWQLGDEKFVKDLKHVSTAKVRLSWGQSGNTPTGASPYVGTFKPIVPGYGEMVAIQPYKIQLNNLRWETLTQTNLGLDLGFFDNTLNVSVDLYKKLTTDMLQKDVAIPTSTGFSSVAWYNSGKMSNKGWEFRLDYDVLRSKDWGLQLNFNIAQNKNEVLEMPENKTETNYSLKNGAYAYKLVEGDPLGSFYGYKYLGVYQNTQETYARDNNGQLVNDIDGKPVVIRNNDLKVYPGDAKYMDVNGDGVINQYDIVYIGNCNPTVTGGFGFNLRYKSWGLVANFHGRAGQKAINQARINMENMYGKNNQSTAVLKRWRHEGDDTEIPRALYDRGYNYLGSDRFVEDASFLRLKTLTLKYTLPKSLSGKVGVQKAEFYFTGYDLITITKYTGQDPEISTSRIDNMYEVALDKASTPKPLRFAFGLNLKF from the coding sequence ATGAAAAATATTCGATATATTCTTTTTATAGCATTGGCGTTGTTTGTTGTTCAGACAGTAGCTGCGCAAACTGTACTTACTGGTACTGTAAAAGATAAAGTGACAGGCGACCCTCTGGTGGGAGCCAATATTTTTGTTATGAATTCAACTAATCGTTCATTGGCAGGTACTTCTGTTGATATGAACGGTGAATTTCGTCTTTCAGTTCCATCTCAGAAAAATCTGACTATTGTATTCTCCTTTATTGGATATAAGAGTATAAGAGAAAAATATACAGGTCAGAAAACTATTAATATTTTAATGGAAGAAGAGGGGTTAACTATTTCTGGTATTGAAATTACTGCGAAGAAAATCGAAAAGAATGCTTTAGGTATGACGCCCAAAGAACAGATATCTTCTTCTCAGAAGCTATCTTTAGGAAATATTGAAACAGCTCCGGTTTCCTCACTAACAGATGCATTGCAAGGAGCAATGTCAAATGTGGATGTTTTGTCAGGAGCAGATCCTGGTGGGAAAAGCTCTATTCGTATTCGAGGAACATCTTCTTTAAATGCATCATCAGACCCTTTGTTTGTTGTTGATGGTGTACCACTTCCTGTAGATGTATCTTCTGATTTTAGTTTTGCAACAGCAAATTCCGATGATTATGGCGAGTTGCTTAATATTTCTCCTAGTGATATTGAGTCTATTGAAGTGTTGAAAGATGCAGCAGCAACTGCAGTCTGGGGGTCAAAAGGTGCAAACGGAGTACTCTTGATTAAAACTAAAAAGGGTGCAAAAGGAAAAATTCAGTTTTCTTTTAATACAAAATATGAATTTAGAAAAGAAGGTAGTTCTCTTCCAATGTTAAATGCAAATCAATATGTATCAATGATTCAGGATGCTATCTGGAATACTGTTGGCGATCTTGGAGAAGGTGGGGCTGGAGCTAATAAATACCTGGCTTTGCTTTATGATACTAAAGAAATTGGTTTTGATCCTTCATGGAAATATTTTAAGGAGTATAATCAAGATACAAATTGGCTTAAAGAGGTTTCACAAACAGGATATTCAGTAGACAATAACTTCTCAATGTCGGGTGGAGGTGATAAAGCGATTTATCGTTTGTCATTAGGGTATCTGACAGAAGAAGGTACTACTATTGGCACTGGATTTAATCGTATTAGTGCAATGTTTGATGTAAACTACAAGTTCTCTGATAAACTTGATATTTCGGCAAACTTTAATTTTACTCAGGGTGAAAAGAATGCTAATTATACAGATAATGCACGTTCTCAAGCTTTAACAAAAATGCCAAATATGAGCCCTTATGTGATTGGTGAAGATGGTAAGCGTACAAGCGACTATTTTACTCCATATTCTTACTTTCAGGGACAATATTCGAATGTGATTAATCCTGTTGCTTTAGTTAATGAAAGCGTAAATAAAAATACGACTACTAGTAATCGTATGATTTTCAACCTACATTATAATTTCTTTGAAGGTTTTGATTATCGTGGTATTGTTGGATTTGATGTGAGAACATCTAAAAGTAATGCATTCTTACCTCAGAGCGTGACTGGCGTTTCCTGGGTTGATAACAATTCCAATTATAGTACGACTGGTGGAAATGATAAACTCTATTTGACAACAGAAAACCGGTTTATCTATAATAAATCATTCTCTGATAACCATAAATTATTATTAAGTGCAATATATCAAACATCAGATCAAACTACATCAAGCTATTCAGGTTCTACTAGTGGTAACTCAAGCAGCGGAATCACAGACCCTATTTCTGGATCAATTCCCCGAGGTGCCGGTTCCGGACGAATTATAAATCGTGAATTAGGTGGTGTGTTGAATGCTCATTATACACTCTTCAACAAATATCTGTTTGATGCAGGATACCGTATGGAAGCTAGTTCTAGTATGGCTAGCAAAGGGCGTTGGGGCGGTTTCCCAACCGTTGGTGTTGCTTGGCAATTGGGAGACGAAAAGTTTGTGAAAGATTTAAAGCATGTTTCAACTGCTAAAGTAAGGTTAAGTTGGGGACAAAGTGGAAATACTCCTACAGGAGCTTCTCCATATGTTGGCACATTTAAACCAATTGTTCCAGGATATGGAGAGATGGTTGCAATTCAACCATATAAAATTCAATTAAATAACTTGAGGTGGGAGACTCTTACTCAAACAAATTTAGGTCTTGATTTAGGTTTCTTTGATAATACCCTGAATGTGTCTGTTGACTTATATAAAAAGCTAACAACAGATATGCTGCAAAAAGATGTGGCCATACCTACATCAACGGGTTTTTCTAGCGTAGCATGGTATAATTCTGGCAAGATGTCTAATAAGGGTTGGGAATTCCGTTTAGATTATGATGTTCTAAGGAGCAAAGATTGGGGACTACAATTAAACTTTAATATTGCTCAGAATAAAAATGAAGTATTAGAAATGCCGGAAAATAAAACTGAAACAAACTATTCTTTAAAGAATGGTGCATATGCATATAAGTTAGTAGAAGGCGATCCTCTTGGCTCTTTTTATGGATATAAATATCTGGGTGTATATCAAAATACACAGGAAACTTATGCTCGTGACAATAATGGTCAGTTAGTTAATGATATTGATGGTAAACCTGTAGTAATTAGAAACAATGACCTGAAAGTATATCCGGGTGATGCAAAATACATGGACGTGAATGGTGATGGAGTAATTAACCAATATGATATTGTTTATATCGGTAATTGCAATCCAACGGTAACTGGTGGTTTTGGATTTAACCTCCGCTACAAATCATGGGGATTGGTTGCTAATTTCCATGGTAGAGCAGGACAAAAAGCTATTAACCAGGCCAGAATTAATATGGAAAATATGTATGGAAAAAACAACCAGAGTACAGCTGTTTTGAAAAGATGGAGACACGAAGGTGATGATACAGAAATACCACGTGCATTATACGATCGTGGATACAACTATTTAGGATCTGATCGCTTTGTTGAAGATGCCTCTTTCTTGCGATTAAAAACACTGACTCTGAAATACACTCTTCCTAAATCTTTATCAGGAAAAGTGGGTGTTCAAAAAGCTGAGTTCT